In Aquipuribacter nitratireducens, the genomic stretch GGGAGCGTGACGGCGCGGAAGCGCTGCCAGCGGTTCGCGCCGTCGACGACGGCCGCCTCCTCGACCTCGACCGGCACGTCCTGCAGCGCCGCGAGGAACATGAGGAGGAACGTCCCGGTCGTCGTCCACACGACGAGGATGATGATGACGCTCAGCGCGACGCTCGGTCCGGCGAGCCACTCCCACAACGACAGCCCGAGAGCCGAGGGGCCGGTGAGCGCCTCGGGCGGCGAGCCCGTGTCCCACAGGCCGATGCCGTCCCCGAGCAGGTGGAGCAGCCCGCGGCTGTCGGAGAACCACGTCGGCCCGTCGACGCCGAAGAAGGCGAGGAACGTGTTGACCGCGCCGGTCCCCGTGAAGAGGAAGAGGAACGTCAGGCTGATGGCGACCGAGCTCGTGACGGACGGGAAGTAGAACGCCGTCCGGAAGAAGCCCTTCGCCTTGAGGAGCTGGTTGTTGAGGACCGTCGCGAGGAACAGCGCGAGGACCGTCTGCGCGGGGACGACGAGCAGGACGTAGTAGACGTTGTTGCGGATGCTCGTCCAGAAGTCGCTGCGCGTGAGGCCCGGCTCGGTGAGGATCCGCGCGTAGTTCTCGAAGCCCACGAAGCCGACGTCGCCGGAGAACGGGCTGCCGCGGCCCGTCCAGTCGCTGAGGCTCACCCACAGCGCCATGACGATGGGGACGAAGAGGAACAGCCCGAGCACGGCGACGGTCGGCGCGACGAAGAGCCACCCCGCCACGCCCTGCCCGCCGCGGATGCCGCGACGGCGCCGTGTCCCCTCCCGGCCGGGCGGCCGGTCCTCCACCTGCGCGTCGGCGCGGTCCTGCAGGTCGTGCGCCATGGGTCCTCCTCGATCCGTGCGCGCTGCGTCGTGCTGGTCGTGCTGGGTCCTGCGGCGGGTCCCGGCCGGTCGGTGTCCGGGTGACCGACCGGCCGGGGGTCCCTCAGCCCGCGGCGGCCTCGGCGTTCGTCTGGAACTGCTCGAGGATCTGCGCGGGGTCGGTCGACTCCAGCTGCTCGAGCTGGGAGTCGAGGTCGGCGAGGACGGGGTCGAGGCCGGGCTGGCTCACCGGGCCCTGGCCGTACTCCGCGCCGGCGATGAAGGGGGCGTCCTCGGGGAACGCGGCCACGTAGTCCTCCTGGGCGGACTGCCGCGACGGCATGACGCCGAACGCCTCCGCGAACTCCAGCTGCTGCTCCGGCGTCGTGAGGTGCGCGACGAGGTCGACGGCGGCCGCCTGGTCCGGCGAGTCGGCCGCGACGCCCCAGCACTGGGTGAACAGCAGGGTGCCCGGCCCGGCCGGACCCTCGGGCAGCTCGACGACGGTGTACTCGACGTCCGGGTAGTCGTTGCGCATGGCGCCCCGGATCCAGTTGCCCTCGATCGTCATGGCCGCCCGCTCGGTGCCGAAGGCCTCGCCGCCCCAGCCGGAGTCGACCTCGGGCGGCAGGACGGCGGCCCCGGACTCGAGCAGTCCCCGGGCGTACTCCAGCGCCTCGACGTTCGCCTCCTGGGTGGCGGTCGGCTCGCCCGTCTCCGGGTCGACCCACCAGCCACCGTTCTGGACGAGGAACGCACCGACCCGGTCGCGGCCGACGCCGAGCGCGAGACCCGCCTGGTCGCCGCTGCCGAGCTGTTCGGCCACGGCCTGCAGCTCCTCCCACGTGGTGGGGATGTCGTCGTCGGTGAGCCCGGCGGCCTCCCACGCGGCGGTGTTGATCTGGAGCGCGAGGGTCGAGAAGTCCTTGGGGGCGCAGTACTGCTGGTCCTCGAAGGTGAAGCTCTGCCGCAGCGACTCGTAGAAGTCGTCGTTGTCCTCGAGCTGGTCGGCGTAGGGGTAGAGGTTGCCGTTGGCCGCGAGCGTGGCGAACTGGCCTGCGTCGACGTAGAACACGTCGGGCGGGTTGCCGCCGGCGAAGCCCTGCGACAGCTCCTGGTTGATGTCCTGCGCCGGGCGGACCTCGACGCTGTTGCCGGTCTCCTCCGCCCACTCCTGGGCGGCGGCCTGCACGGCCTCGGTCTCGGCGTCACCGCTGGAGGCGATGAGCACCTCGAGGTCGACGGGGCCCTCGGCGGACGCCGGGGCGCCGGACGCGCCGCCCGCGGCGTCGCCGTCCTCCTCGAAGCCGCTCCCGCCGCAGGCGGCGAGGGCGGTGACGCCGGCGAGGCCGAGTGCGAGCGCGGCCACCTTGCGGTGGGTGCGTGCGGTGGTCGTGGTCACGGTCGTGTCTCCTTCGGATCGGGGCTGGGTGCTGGCTGGTCGGGTCGTCACGCGCGGGACAGGCCCGGCGGCACGGCGAGGGTGGGAGCGAGGAGCACGCCGCGCGGGGTCGGCTGCTCCCCGCGCAGGCGGGGGACGAGGAGGTCGAGGCACGCGTGGGCGGCCTCGCGGACGGGCTGGGCGACGCTCGCCATGCCGAGCGCGGCCGTCACGGGGGTCGCGTCGAAGCCGACGACCGTGAGCGCCCGGCCCGCCGCCGCGGCGGCGCGGTGCGCGCCGAGGGCGAGGGTGTCGCTCGCGCACACGAGCGCGTCCGGCGCGTCGGGCCGGTCCAGCAGCGCGGCCGTACAGGCCTGGGCCGCGTCGGTGTCGTTCTCGCACGCCGCCTCGACCCGCTCCGGCGAGCCGGCCGCGACGAGACCCGCGAGCCAGCCCGCGCGCCGGTCGGCGCCGGTCGCACCGTCGTCGGGCCAGCCGAGGAAGCCGATGCGACGCGCGCCGCGGGCCGCGAGCCACTCGACGGCGGCCTCGGTGCCGGCGGCGCCGTCGACGTCGACCCAGTCGTGAGGGGGCTCCTCGACGTTCCACGGCCGGCCGAACGCGCAGAACGTGAGGCCGAGCTGGGCGAGGCGGGCGGGGCGCCCGTCGTGGACGTTCGTCGCGGTGAGGACGACGGCGTCCGCGGCGCCGCTGCCGATGACGTCCTCGACGACCGCGAGCTCGGTCTCCTCGTCCGGCTGTTGCGCGTACAGGACGACCCGCTGGTCGAGGCGCTGGCCGGCCTCCGCGAGACCGTGGAAGAAGGCGTCGAGGACGAGACCGGAGATGCCGTCCTGCGGGCGGTCGGCCCGCACGGCGACGGCCTGGGCCCGGCGGGTGGCGAGCTGGCGCGCGGCGACGGACGGGCGGTAGCCGGTCTCGCGCACGGCCTGCAGGACCTTCTCGCGGGTGGCGGCGGCGAGCCGGTCGGGGCGGTGGAGGGCGTTGGACACGGTCTGGCGCGAGACACCGGCCCGAGCCGCGACGGTCTCGAGCGTGGGGGCGGACCCCGTGGCCGTCGCAGCGGTGAGCGACCGCTGGTGCGGCGGGGTCGTGGCGGTCTCGTCCGTCACCCGGGCCTCCTCGCTCGGAACCTGGCGCCGGTCGGGCGGACCGGCTAGGTTTTGAGCGCTCAACTTTGAGCGCTCAAAAGACCATAGACCACCCGCGCCCGGCTGTCACGGGGGCGGGGCAGGAGAGGGTGGAGCACGTGACGGGGACGACGGAGACACCGGGAGCGACACCGCACCGCCAGCCGTGGGTCCACGACCTCGTCCTCTGCCTGGCCGCGCCGACGCAGGTGTGGTCCGCGGCGGACGGGCAGGTGCGGCACGAGGGCGTGCAGGGCGTCCTGCACGCGGACCGGCGCACGCTCTGCGGTGCGGTGCTCACCGTCGACGGCGAGGAGCCGACGGCGGTCGCACACCACTCCGACGGCGGGGACGCGCACGTGTTCGTCGCCGTCGCCCGTTCCCTCGGCGACCCGGGTCCCGACCCGACGGTGCGGGTGGAGCGGCGCCGGGAGGTGGAGCCCGGGCTCGTCCGTGAGCAGGTGACGCTCGTCTCGACGGCCGCCCGCCCGGTCACGACCGACGTCGTGCTGCGCGTCGCCGTCGACCTCGCCCACCTCGACGCCGTGAAGGCGGGCAAGGCAGCGGCGACGCTCGCGCCAACCGTCACCGGGGCGGAGACCGGGTGGCGGGACGGGGGCCTCAGCCTCGGGCTCCGTGCCCACGGTGCGGCCCGCGAGGTCGTCGAGGGGCCGGCCGGGCCGGAGGTCGAGCTGCGCTGGCGCGTCCAGGTGGCGCCGGGCGAGCGGGTGACCCGCGAGGTGCTCCTCCCGGTGTCCGACTCGGGCGCCGTCGTCACGAGCCCGAGCCGCCCCGCCACCTGGCACTCGCCCGCCGTCGAGAGCGCGGACCGGAGGCTCGCCCCCGTGCTCGAGCGAGCCGTCGCGGACCTGCGCCTGCTGCGCCTCGCGACAGCCGACGCCCCCGAGGAGGAGTTCCTCGGTGCGGGCGCGCCGTGGTTCCTCACCCTCTTCGGGCGCGACTCGCTGTGGGCGGCGCGCATGCTCCTGCCCCTCGGCACCGACCTCGCCGCATCGACGCTGCGGGTCCTCGCCCGTCGGCAGGGCACGGTCGTCGACGCCGGCACCGCGCAGCAGCCCGGCAAGATCCTCCACGAGGTCCGCGGTGCCGCCTTCTCGATCGAGGCCGACGGTGCGCACACGCTGCCGCCGGTCTACTACGGGACCATCGACGCGACCCCGCTGTGGGCGCTCACCCTCCACGACGCGTGGCGGTGGGGCCTGCCGGACACCGACGTCGAGCCGCTCGTGCCGGCGCTCGAGCGGGCCCTCGCGTGGCTCGTCGAGCACGGCGACGCCGACGGCGACCACCTCCTGGAGTACGTCGACGAGTCCGGGCACGGCCTGTCGAACCAGGGGTGGAAGGACTCCGGCGACGCGGTCCGGCGCGTCGACGGCTCGCTCGCGCACGCCCCGGTCGCGCTGTGCGAGGTGCAGGGTTACGCGTACGCGGCGGCGCTGCGCGGGGCCGACCTCCTCGAGCGCTTCGGCCGCGGCGGCACCGACCGGTGGCGGGAGTGGGCGGGTCGGCTGCGCGAGCAGTTCCGCCGGCGGTTCTGGGTGGAGGACGCCGTCGGGCCGTTCCCGGCGATCGCGCTCGACGGCGACAAGCGGCCGGTCGTGTCGTTGACGAGCAACATCGGCCACCTGCTCGGGACGGGGCTGCTGTCGGACGGCGAGGTCGACGCCGTGGCACGGCGTCTGGTCGCGCCCGACCTGCTGAGCGGCTTCGGCGTACGGACCATGTCGAGCGCGGCCGCGGGCTACAGCCCGACCGGCTACCACGTGGGGTCGGTGTGGCCGCACGACACCGCCATCTGCCTCGCCGGCCTCGCGGCCGAGGGCCGGCCGGAGGTGGCCCCGGTGGCCGAGGCGCTGCTGGGGGCGCTCCACGCCTTCGACGGCCGCCCGCCCGAGCTGTTCGCCGGCGACCCGCGCTCGGTGCACCCCGCACCGGTGCCCTACCCCGCCGCCTGCCGCCCCCAGGCGTGGTCCGCCGCAGGGGCGGTGGCGCTCGTCGAGGCCGTGCTCGGCCTGCGGGTCGACGTGCCGGCGGGCCGGGTGACGGCGGCTCCGGTGCAGCCGTGGTCGCTCGGCTCGACGGTCGTCGACGGGCTCCGGGCCGGCGGCGACCCGCTACGCGTCGCCGTCGACGACGCCGGTGCCGCGGAGGTGACCTGGCGCTGAGCCAACGGCTCGCCACGACGACATCACAGACCCCCTCTGCGCGCCGTGACGCGCGCTGTGGAGGCTTCGCGATGTCGTCGTGGCGCCGCCGTCCCTGTGGATGACGGCCGCGAGGAGCAACCCGGGCCGGGCACAGTCGGCGGGTGCCCCTCCCGCCGCACCACGTCGTCGCCGCCCTCGGCGGTGTCGCCTCGTACCGGCGCGTCGTCGCCGTCTGCGGCCGGCACGCGCTGCGACGCGCCGTCGCGGGCGGCCAGATCCTGCGCCTCGGCCGCAACCGCTACGGCCTGCCCGGGCTCGACGCCCAGCTCGCCGCCGCGCACGGTCACCGGGCGTGCCTCAGCCACCTCAGCGCCGCCGTGCACCACGGCTGGGGCGTCCTCGACCCGCCGCGCGACCTGTGGTTGACCCTGCCCCGCGGCCACAAGCACGCCCCCCGCGCCGGCACCGTGTGGTCGGCGGCCACGCTGAGCGACGCCGAGGTCGCCGCGGGGGTGACGTCACCGGCCCGGACGGTCCTCGACTGCGCCCGGTCCCTGCCCTTCGCCGCCGCGCTCGCGGTGGCCGACTCCGCGCTTCGCTCGGGGGCGGTCACGCCCGAGGAGCTGGTGGAGCTCGCCCAGGCCACCCGCGCGCCCGGAGTCGTCGCGGCCCGGTCCGTCGTCGCCCACGCCGACGGACGGGCGGCCAACCCCTTCGAGTCCGGGCTCCGCGCCATCGTCCTCGAGGTCGGGCTGCGAGGCTTCGTGCCCCAGCTCGTCGTGACGGGTCCGGGCCTGTTCGCGTGCGTCGACCTCGGCGACCCGGAGCGTAAGGTCGCCTTCGAGGCGGACGGCTACGGGGTGCACGGCACACGCCGGGCGTTCGCGCACGACCTCGCCAGACACGACGACCTGCAGTCCGACGGGTGGGTGACCCGTCGCTTCGCCTTCGAGCACGTCTTCCGCCGGCGGGGGTGGGTGGCGCGGCAGGTGCTCACGGCCGCCGCGCAGCGCGTGGTGCCCGCGCCACGACGACATCGCACACGCGTGAACGGTGCCCGAAAGGCCTCCTGACCCGGTTCGCGATGTCGCTGTGGCGCCGCCCACCACGGCTGTTCGCCGCGCTCAGTCCGCGTCGCAGCTCGCCCACTCGGAGTCGACGTTCGCGAAGGCGATGGCCGGCTCGAGGCTGAAGTGGGACTCGACAGCGCCGCTGTGCGGGCGCTCGTGAACGAGGAACGGGCCCAGACCGCTCCGCACGCTGGGGACCATCGCGGTGGCCGAGCCGACGGACGCGCACCCCTTGCCCGCGACGACCCGGAACGTCACGTCGACCGACTCACCCGCAGCGAGGCGTTCGACGTCGACGACACCCACCTCGAGGACGTGCTCCGGCCGCGAGTCGCGGTCCGACCCCCTCGCCGGGGCCAGTGGGCGAGCCGCACCGCCGACGGCGGCCCCGTCGAGCCGGTAGGGGAAGCCGGTACCCGGACCGCCGAGCGGGAATCCGAAGCGGCGCACGTCGACGGGCAGAGGGCCCGCGTTCGTCACGGACCACGTCGCCGTGCACTCGAGGTCCTCGGAGATCGCGATCAGCCGACGGTCGGCGGCGAAGGGGTCGAGCGGATCGACATCGTCGGCGAACACCGTGCGACTCACGGGGACGGTCCGACCCGACGCGCAGTCGTAGAGGGGACCCTGCACCGCCACCCACCCGGACACCACACGGGAGCCGGTCCCGGTACGCGACAAGAGCTGTCAGTGGTCCTCGCAGCAGCACTCGGACCGCTTCCCCGAGCTTCGCCCGGTCAGCACCCGGCGTGGTGCCAGCGAACTCCCAGGAACGGCTGCCACGGTCCCCGACGTCACCCGACCGGGCGATCGAGCGCGAGGCGCCGCGTCCCGAGTCACCCCTGGGCCCGGGACGCACCCGGGTGCCGTCCGTCGTCGTCGACCCGCCCCCGGCCGGTCGGCACCGGTCGGGACCGGGTCATGAGTGGTGCCCCTGCACCGGATCGAGTGCTCCGTGACCTGCCTGTTCGTCTCCCCGGAGGCCGCCGCGCCTCGCGCGGCCGCCCACCCGGCGTCGCTCCTCACGCCCACCCTCGCCCACCGGCACACCCCTGCGCCGACCACGCACCCTGTGCCGCCCGAGCTCGTCCGCTGGTTGCTGACGCGCGCGGCCGGTGCGCTGGTCGTCGTCGTCCTGGCCGTGCTCGTCCTCGTCGACGGCCCGCTCCTGCCGGCGCCCGAGCCGCCGCGCTGGGCGGTCGTCCGGGACGGGTTCATGGCGGTCCTGGGGTGGGCGGCGGTCGCCGTCGGCGTCGCCGGGGCGTGGCCGCAGGTCGTGCGGCTCGTGCGCTCCGGCCGCCCGGACGGCGTGTCGTGGCTCGGCACCGTCCTCGGCGTCGGCACGCCGATGCTGTGGCTGTCGTACGGGCTCGCCTCGGGCGACGCGGTCCAGGTGACGGCCAACACGCTCGGCCTGCTCGCGGGCGCCGCGGCGCTCGTCGTGCTCGCAGGGCTGCGACTGGCCGCGCCGACCGACGAGGGGGGCCGCGGGCTCGTGCGCCGCTCCGTCCGCGGCTCCGTGACCGGCCTCCTCGGACTCGCCGGGCTGCTCGTCGTCGCGCTCGTCGTCGCCGGGCCGGCGGTCGTGCCCGTCCTCGGCGCCGTGGCCGCCGGCGTGGCGCTGGTGCGCCAGGTGCCGCAGGCGGTGCTGGTCGTGCGGACCGTGCGCTCGCGCACCCCGGGCGGGCTCGCAGGGCTCTGCCCCTGGACGTCGGCCCTCGCCGTCGCCTCCGCCGTCCTCTGGCTCGGCTACGGGCTGCTCGCCGTGGACGCGGCCGTCGTCGTGACGTCCGCGGTGAGTGCGGCTCTGGGGTGGGTCGTACTGGTCCTGCGCGTGCCGCCGCTGCGGGCGGTCCGCGCTGCGCGCTCGGGCAGGCTCGGTGCGGTCGCGGCGGCCGTCGCCGCCGCGTGGGCGCGCGAGCTCGGCCCCGTCGTCCGCTGGTACCGCACCGCGTGAGCGGGAGGATGAGGGCGTGGCGCTGATCCTCAACATCCTGTGGTTCTTCTTCGCCGGGCTCGCGACGGCGTTCTCCTACGTGGTCGCGGGCGTCATCGCGTGCCTGCTCGTCGTCACCATCCCGTTCGGCGTCGCGTGCTTCCGGCTGGCCGGCTTCGCGCTGTGGCCGTTCGGGCGCACCGTCGTCGACCGGCCGACGGCAGGGGTCGTGACGGCGCTCGGCAACGTGCTGTGGTTCCTGCTCATCGGGTGGTGGCTCGCCCTCTCGCAGGTGGTCTACGCCGTCGGCCTCGTGCTGACGATCATCGGCATCCCGTTCGGGATCGCGACGCTCAAGCTCGCGATCCTGTCGTTCAACCCCCTCGGCAAGGAGGTCGTGAGCAGCGCGGAGGCCCGGGGACGTCTCGTGCCGGTCGTGCGCTGAGTCACCGCCCGTCCGGCTCCGCCGGAACCAGCGGCGGCAGCGTCCACGTGCCGTCGAGCACCTCCCGGCGGGGGCGGTACAGGCGCACGAGGATGTTCCAGCCCTCCGGCACAGGGATGGCGTTCGGCAGCTCGGGCTCGACGTCGGCAGGCAGGAACCGGACGGTGACCGACCCGTCGCCGTCCTTGTCGCCCATGACGCTGTTGACCGAGTAGCGCCCGGAGGCGTTCGGCGCGAAGTACCCGGATGCGTCGTAGACGGAGACGGACCAGAAGGCGTCGACCGGGACGTCGGTGAACGTCATGTCGTAGCGACCGGGCGGAAGGCGGGGATCGAGGCCGGCGTAGGCCGCCTCCGTCGTGGGCAGGCCGCCCCATCCCGCCGCCGTCCCGATGAGGTGGCGGACCGGCTCCACCTGGTCGCGGCGCCCGAACATCCGGTCGAAGCTCACGAGCCGGCTCGCGAGGCGCAGGAGCGCGTCGCGCGTGTCGTCGAGGCTCTCGGGGTCGGTGTCGGGCGCGCTGAACGGCACGGCGGAGCCCGCGGTCAGCACGAGCTCGTCCTGCAGCGCCGCGACCCGTGCGAGGTCGGCCGGGTCGGCCGCGTCGACGAGCACGCGCACGGCCACGAGGACGTGTGAGCCCCCTGCGTCGTCCGACCGCCCTGCTCCGAGGTCGTGGCGGCCGGGGGCGTGGTGGATCGCCGTGACGAAGTGGTCCTCGTCGACGACCATCGCCGAGAGGTACCGCTCCCCGGCGTCCGGGAGCGTCACCGAGGCCCCGCGGGAGACGTCGACGACGGCGAAGCTGTACAGCGTGTCGCGGTTGAGCCGGATGACCGTCTGCTCGTGGACGGAGGCGGGCTCGCGGTTGTGCCGGAAGCGGTTGACACCGCCGGCGGAGGTCTGGATGTCGGAGAGCATGCGGGCGGTCTCGGCGCGGACGAAGCTGTCCACGTTGACGGGTGCGGCCACGACGGTCCTCCTCCTGCACGATGTCGCGGGGACGATAGGAACGCGGAGACCGCGGGCGCGCCACCCGTCGCGGGTGACCGCGCGGTCACTGAGCGGCTCACTGCAGCCGCCACGCCCCGTCGACGCGCACCATGCGCCGGACCCGCTCGACGGCCTCGACGGGGAGCGGCCCGTACACGTGCGGGAACCGCTCGCCGACCCCGGCGAGGTCCTCCTCCCGCACGGGCGCCCCGACCCGCGACGCATCGATCTGGAGGAGCAGCAGCTCGCCGTCCCAGTCCGCGAAGACGGCCGCGGCGACCTCGTCGACCTGGTGCATCCACGAGCAGTGGACGAACCCGACGTCGGCGAGCGACGCCCCTCGGGTCGAGCGCTCGTAGCGGCCCGTCGCCTGCGCGGCGACCCAGTCGTCGGGCACGGCGAGGTGGAAGAGCGGGCGCACGGGTCGAGCGTGGCAGGTGACCCGGCGGGAAGGCGGGGCAGGCCGGTCCGGTTGACTCCCGTCGTGACGACGAGCACGACACCAGCTCCCTCTCGCCGGGTCCGGGTCCGCGCGCCCCGGCTGCAGGGCCGCGGGTGGCTCAACACCGGTGGCCGTCCCCTCGACCTCGAGACCCTCCGCGGCCGCATCGTCCTGCTCGACTTCTGGACGTTCTGCTGCGTCAACTGCCTGCACGTGCTCGACGAGCTCCGGCCGGTCGAGGCGGAGTTCGCCGACACGCTCGTCGTCGTCGGCGTGCACTCCCCGAAGTTCGAGCACGAGACCGACCCCGACGCCCTCCGCGCCGCGGTCGAGCGCTACGACGTCCACCACCCGGTCCTCGACGACCCGCAGCTGCTGACGTGGCAGGCGTACGCGGCGCGCGCGTGGCCGACCCTCGCCGTCGTCGACCCCGAGGGGTACGTCGTCGCGCAGCTGTCCGGGGAGGGCCACGCGGACGGGCTGCGGAGCCTGCTGCGTGAGCTCGTGGCCGAGCACGAGGCGAAGGGGACGCTGCGTCGCGGCGACGCGCCCTACGTGCCGCCGCCCCGCGAGGACACGCCGCTCCGGTTCCCCGGCAAGGTCCTGCCTCTGCCGGGGCGCGATGGCGGCGAGCCGACGCTCCTCGTCTCCGACACGGCGCGGCACCGGCTCGTCGAGCTCGCCGTTGATGCGGAGAGCGTCGTGCGGACCATCGGTGACGGGACGCGCGGGCTCGTCGACGGGGACCCGGCCACGGCCCGCTTCGGCGAGCCGCAGGGCCTCGCCCTGCTCCCGGCGGAGGTCGCCGCACGCGTCGGGTACGACGTCGTCGTCGCCGACAGCGTCGGCCACTGCCTGCGCGGCGTCCGGCTGGCCGACGGTCGCGTCACCACCGTCGCCGGCACCGGCGAGCAGCTGCGGGAGCGCGCGGGCGGCGGCCCCGCCCTCGCCCAGCCGCTCAGCACGCCGTGGGACGTCACGTGGTTCGACGGCCAGGTCGTCGTCGCGATGGCGGGCCTGCACCAGCTGTGGGCGTTCGACCCGGCGCCCGAACCGGCCGACGGCGTGGTCCGCGTCCTCGCCGGCACGTCTGCCGAGGGCCTGCGCGACGGTGCGGCCGAGCACGCGTGGTTCGCGCAGACCTCCGGCCTCGCCGTGTCCGCGGACGGCACCCGGCTGTGGCTCGCCGACTCCGAGACCAGCGCCCTGCGGTGGGTCGAGCGCGCCGACCTCGGCGACCCCGCGGCGCCCGCCCCCGACCGCAGCGCGCCGGAGGTCACGGACACGCGGCTGGCGAACGCCGCCGCGGCAGCCGGGCCCGGCTACGTCGTCGGCACGGGCGTCGGGTCGGGCCTGTTCGACTTCGGCCACGTCGACGGACGGGGCGGGGTCGACGGGCCGGCCCGGCTCCAGCACCCGCTCGGCGTCGCGGTGCTGGCCGACGGCAGCGTCGCGGTCGCCGACACGTACAACGGTGCCGTCCGTCGCTACGACCCGTCGACGCAGGAGGTGACGACGCTCGCGAACGGGCTCGCCGAACCCTCCGACGTCGTCGTCGACCCGGCGGACCCCTCCCTGCTGCTCGTCGTCGCGAGCGCCTCGCACGAGGTCGTCCGCGTCCGGCTCCCTCGCGAGGCGGCCCGGATCGACACCGGCGCTCGCCGCACGCAGCGACCCCCCACGCCCGTGGCGCCCGGCCCGGTCCGGCTCGAGGTGGCCTTCGTCCCGCCGAGCGGGCAGAAGCTCGACGACCGGTGGGGCGACCCGTCGCGGCTCAGCGTGTCGGCCACGCCCCCGGAGCTGCTGGCGGAGGGCGCGGGAAGCGGTGCCGGCCTCGGGCGCGACCTCGTCCTGGCCGGTCCGCCGGGTGCGGAGGGCGTGCTCCACGTCAGCGTGCAGGCCGCCGCCTGCGACGGTGACCCCGTCACCGGGGAGGTCCCCGAGCACGCCGCCTGCCACCTCTACCAGCAGGACTGGGGCATCCCCGTGGTGCTGTCCGAAAGCGGGACCAACCGGTGTGACCTGGACCTTCGCGGGGTGTGAGGGGCGGCGTCGGGTTTCGTGAGGGGACCGCTCGGGTATCTGCCGATCATGACCATCGGTAGCGGCATCGCCCTCATCATCCTGGGCGCGATCCTGGCGTTCGGTATCGACGCCGACCAGTTCGGCGGCATCAACGTCCAGACCATCGGCTACATCCTCATGATCGGCGGTCTGGTCGGCACGCTCATCGGCGTCGGGCTCATGTCGCGGCGCACGGCCCCGCGGCGCACGAGCCGCACGGAGGTCGTCGAGCAGAACCAGACCCCGACCGGTACGGAGACGGTGCGCCGCACGGACAACGACTACCACTGAGCCGGCGCCCGGGGTGGCGGGTGCCGCCGCCCGAGGGCTGACACGCTGACGGCATGGAGCTCGTCGACGCCGTCCGCGCCCGTCGCATGGTGCGCGCCTACGACCCCGGGCGCCCCGTCGTCGACGAGGTTCTCCAGCGGCTCCTCGACCTCGCCGTCCGGGCGCCGTCGGCGGGGTTCACGCAGGGGTGGGACTTCGTCGTCATGCGAGGTCCGGTGCTCGAGCGGTTCTGGGAGCTCACGACGGACGGGGCGCGCGTCCCGGACTCGTGGCTGCGGGGGATGCGCACCGCCCCGCTCTGCCTGCTCGTGCTGTCGGACCCCGACCGCTACCTCGACCGCTACGCCGAGCCCGACAAGGGCTGGACCGACCGGGACCCCGGTCGCTGGGCGGCGCCCTACTGGGACGTCGACACCGGGATGGCCGCGCTGCTCGTGCTGCTCGGCGCGGTCGACGAGGGTCTCGGAGCCTGCTTCTTCGGCGTCCAGCCGGAGCACCACGACACGGTCAAGGCCGAGCTCGGGGTGCCGGGCGGCCGACACGTCGTCGGCGTCGTGAGCCTCGGCCACCCCGCGCCCGACCGGCGCTCGCCGTCGTTGCGGCGCGGCCGGCGACCGCTGGCCGAGGTCGTGCACGACGGGCGCTTCGGCACCCCGCCGGCGTGGACCGCACCGGAGGGCGAGCCGCGCTCCTAGTGGTGCCGGACGGCCGGGTGCTCGGGCGCCGGGTCGTCGTCCGCGGACAGCGGCGCCACGTAGCCGTCCCACTCCTCCTGCGTCCACGTCTCGGCCTCGTCCCAGAAATCCGGCGGTTCCGGCACGCCGTAGCGACGCACGAACCACCGGCCGATGGCGCGGTGGACCCACAGGTAGGGCAGGAGGCCCACCGGGATCAGCACGGCGATGACGAGGAGCGCACCGCCGTCAGGTCCGAACGGGATGTCGACCGACGGTCGTCCCTCGGGGTCGGACGGCGGGTACAGGAGGAAGAGCGCCGCCGCGAGGACCCCGAGCATCGCGACGGTGCCCCCGGCGCCCATCGCGAGCGCCCGGGTGATGCTGAGCCGCAGGCTCTGGTTCGTGAAGTACTCCGTGACCCGGTCCGAGCGCGACCGGATCTCCGCCAGCTCGTCCC encodes the following:
- a CDS encoding carbohydrate ABC transporter permease, encoding MAHDLQDRADAQVEDRPPGREGTRRRRGIRGGQGVAGWLFVAPTVAVLGLFLFVPIVMALWVSLSDWTGRGSPFSGDVGFVGFENYARILTEPGLTRSDFWTSIRNNVYYVLLVVPAQTVLALFLATVLNNQLLKAKGFFRTAFYFPSVTSSVAISLTFLFLFTGTGAVNTFLAFFGVDGPTWFSDSRGLLHLLGDGIGLWDTGSPPEALTGPSALGLSLWEWLAGPSVALSVIIILVVWTTTGTFLLMFLAALQDVPVEVEEAAVVDGANRWQRFRAVTLPHLRPTVLLVLTLGLIGTWQVFDQIYVMTDGGPAKTTLTPAFLSYFYAFESFEWGVAAAMSFVLFAIIFVLTTLQRFLFRDKDAAAERKAQRRQRGRGARGHRPGQAQAWGVQHSNTATSETGGGTE
- a CDS encoding extracellular solute-binding protein translates to MTTTTARTHRKVAALALGLAGVTALAACGGSGFEEDGDAAGGASGAPASAEGPVDLEVLIASSGDAETEAVQAAAQEWAEETGNSVEVRPAQDINQELSQGFAGGNPPDVFYVDAGQFATLAANGNLYPYADQLEDNDDFYESLRQSFTFEDQQYCAPKDFSTLALQINTAAWEAAGLTDDDIPTTWEELQAVAEQLGSGDQAGLALGVGRDRVGAFLVQNGGWWVDPETGEPTATQEANVEALEYARGLLESGAAVLPPEVDSGWGGEAFGTERAAMTIEGNWIRGAMRNDYPDVEYTVVELPEGPAGPGTLLFTQCWGVAADSPDQAAAVDLVAHLTTPEQQLEFAEAFGVMPSRQSAQEDYVAAFPEDAPFIAGAEYGQGPVSQPGLDPVLADLDSQLEQLESTDPAQILEQFQTNAEAAAG
- a CDS encoding LacI family DNA-binding transcriptional regulator, translating into MTDETATTPPHQRSLTAATATGSAPTLETVAARAGVSRQTVSNALHRPDRLAAATREKVLQAVRETGYRPSVAARQLATRRAQAVAVRADRPQDGISGLVLDAFFHGLAEAGQRLDQRVVLYAQQPDEETELAVVEDVIGSGAADAVVLTATNVHDGRPARLAQLGLTFCAFGRPWNVEEPPHDWVDVDGAAGTEAAVEWLAARGARRIGFLGWPDDGATGADRRAGWLAGLVAAGSPERVEAACENDTDAAQACTAALLDRPDAPDALVCASDTLALGAHRAAAAAGRALTVVGFDATPVTAALGMASVAQPVREAAHACLDLLVPRLRGEQPTPRGVLLAPTLAVPPGLSRA
- a CDS encoding glycogen debranching N-terminal domain-containing protein — its product is MTGTTETPGATPHRQPWVHDLVLCLAAPTQVWSAADGQVRHEGVQGVLHADRRTLCGAVLTVDGEEPTAVAHHSDGGDAHVFVAVARSLGDPGPDPTVRVERRREVEPGLVREQVTLVSTAARPVTTDVVLRVAVDLAHLDAVKAGKAAATLAPTVTGAETGWRDGGLSLGLRAHGAAREVVEGPAGPEVELRWRVQVAPGERVTREVLLPVSDSGAVVTSPSRPATWHSPAVESADRRLAPVLERAVADLRLLRLATADAPEEEFLGAGAPWFLTLFGRDSLWAARMLLPLGTDLAASTLRVLARRQGTVVDAGTAQQPGKILHEVRGAAFSIEADGAHTLPPVYYGTIDATPLWALTLHDAWRWGLPDTDVEPLVPALERALAWLVEHGDADGDHLLEYVDESGHGLSNQGWKDSGDAVRRVDGSLAHAPVALCEVQGYAYAAALRGADLLERFGRGGTDRWREWAGRLREQFRRRFWVEDAVGPFPAIALDGDKRPVVSLTSNIGHLLGTGLLSDGEVDAVARRLVAPDLLSGFGVRTMSSAAAGYSPTGYHVGSVWPHDTAICLAGLAAEGRPEVAPVAEALLGALHAFDGRPPELFAGDPRSVHPAPVPYPAACRPQAWSAAGAVALVEAVLGLRVDVPAGRVTAAPVQPWSLGSTVVDGLRAGGDPLRVAVDDAGAAEVTWR